The Streptomyces phaeolivaceus genome has a window encoding:
- a CDS encoding amino acid adenylation domain-containing protein, with amino-acid sequence MIDPDVTLSTRDEASSHLLDPTGTALRPTRRRHTTVPPAERWLAFEVPAEEVGALEKTAAASGATLHAALHAVYVAQLARWSGRSEFTVRTPDGPVTARVSRTESFRSLLRETRSSLETTPARPPVAGQTEGPEPAEVVLARGGTPFGATEHDLALTYVPRDDGSLGFRVRYAEAAFEKSTMRGLARRYRLLLRHVCELPDAMLEELPLQEERDGAHLADLGVGAPLRTRPATVLERFAATVRERPRAVAVVDRGTALSYAELNLRAEFLARRLVSAGAGPESVVAVCLPRSADLVVAILGVLRAGAAYLPLDPAYPVDRLAYMVGDSDAGILVTGQGVLPDGVRGEDVEVVHLHGDEGAQDLAAPTSPCGPVDPGQCAYVIYTSGSTGRPKGVQVSHASLAALLAGLEESGTIRAGTGRVGWNASPSFDASVQQWIRVVRGDTLVLFDDAVRLDPKRLATAVAEERLTDFDITPSHLEYVLPRLGPLLGTGSGLRLWVGGEPLSPTLQRHLGGLADRLDAVNVYGTTETTVDTTVVVVRGDEPTHLGAPLPGQTVRVLDDRLRPVPAGRTGDLYVCGSGVARGYLGRPGLTAAVFLPDPWAGDGSRMYRTGDRARWTADGRLEFHGRADRQVKIRGYRVELGEIEAVLAEHPQVLECAVLRRLRGDGSLLDAYLRMTEAGSVEQVRERAERLLPHWMRPATYTLLSVFPRTVGGKLDRPALADRGPRPASRTAA; translated from the coding sequence GTGATCGATCCGGATGTCACCCTCAGTACACGTGACGAGGCCTCCTCCCACCTCCTCGACCCCACCGGCACGGCACTCCGTCCGACCCGCCGGCGGCACACGACCGTTCCACCGGCCGAGCGGTGGCTCGCCTTCGAGGTGCCCGCCGAGGAAGTCGGCGCGCTGGAGAAGACGGCGGCCGCGTCGGGGGCGACCCTGCACGCGGCCCTGCACGCGGTCTACGTCGCGCAGCTGGCTCGCTGGTCGGGCCGGTCGGAGTTCACCGTCCGGACACCCGACGGGCCGGTGACGGCCCGTGTGTCGCGGACCGAGTCCTTCCGGAGTCTGCTGAGGGAGACCCGGAGTTCACTGGAGACGACCCCGGCCAGGCCGCCCGTCGCCGGGCAGACGGAGGGACCCGAACCGGCGGAGGTGGTCCTCGCCCGGGGCGGTACGCCCTTCGGGGCCACGGAACACGACCTCGCCCTCACCTACGTGCCACGCGACGACGGCAGCCTCGGCTTCCGCGTGCGTTACGCGGAGGCCGCGTTCGAGAAGTCGACCATGCGGGGCCTGGCCCGGCGCTACCGCCTGCTGCTGCGCCACGTCTGCGAACTCCCGGACGCGATGCTGGAGGAACTGCCCCTCCAGGAGGAGCGGGACGGCGCCCACCTCGCCGACCTGGGTGTGGGAGCACCGCTGAGGACGCGCCCGGCGACCGTGCTGGAACGCTTTGCCGCGACGGTTCGGGAGCGGCCCCGGGCCGTGGCCGTCGTCGACAGGGGCACGGCCCTGTCCTATGCGGAGCTGAACCTGCGGGCGGAGTTCCTGGCCCGGCGGCTGGTCTCGGCCGGAGCGGGTCCCGAGTCGGTGGTCGCCGTCTGCCTGCCCCGCTCGGCCGACCTGGTGGTGGCGATTCTCGGCGTACTGCGCGCCGGCGCGGCCTATCTCCCCCTGGACCCGGCTTACCCCGTGGACCGGCTGGCGTACATGGTGGGCGACAGCGATGCCGGAATCCTGGTGACCGGCCAGGGCGTCCTGCCGGACGGTGTCCGCGGCGAGGACGTCGAGGTCGTGCACCTGCACGGGGACGAGGGTGCTCAGGACCTGGCGGCGCCCACGTCCCCCTGCGGCCCGGTGGACCCGGGGCAGTGCGCCTACGTCATCTACACCTCCGGCTCCACCGGACGCCCCAAGGGAGTACAGGTCTCGCATGCCTCCCTGGCCGCGCTGCTGGCGGGGCTGGAGGAGTCGGGCACGATCCGCGCGGGAACCGGTCGCGTGGGGTGGAACGCGAGTCCGTCGTTCGACGCTTCGGTGCAGCAGTGGATCCGCGTCGTGCGGGGGGACACCCTTGTCCTGTTCGACGACGCCGTACGGCTGGATCCGAAGCGGCTGGCCACGGCGGTGGCCGAGGAGCGGCTGACCGACTTCGACATCACCCCTTCGCACCTGGAATACGTCCTGCCGCGGCTCGGCCCCCTGCTCGGCACCGGCAGCGGGCTGCGCCTGTGGGTGGGCGGCGAGCCCCTTTCGCCCACGCTCCAGCGGCACCTCGGGGGGCTGGCGGACCGGTTGGACGCCGTCAACGTGTACGGGACCACCGAAACCACCGTCGACACCACCGTGGTGGTGGTACGGGGCGACGAGCCGACTCACCTCGGAGCCCCGCTGCCCGGCCAGACCGTCCGGGTGCTGGACGACCGGCTGCGCCCCGTCCCGGCCGGACGCACCGGCGACCTGTACGTCTGCGGCTCCGGCGTCGCCCGGGGATATCTGGGGCGGCCCGGCCTCACGGCGGCCGTCTTCCTGCCCGACCCGTGGGCCGGTGACGGCTCACGGATGTACCGCACGGGGGATCGCGCCCGCTGGACGGCCGACGGCCGCCTGGAGTTCCACGGCCGCGCCGACCGTCAGGTGAAGATCCGCGGCTACCGGGTCGAGCTGGGGGAGATCGAGGCCGTGCTGGCCGAGCACCCGCAGGTACTGGAGTGCGCGGTCCTCCGCCGCCTGCGAGGCGACGGCTCTCTGCTCGACGCCTACCTGCGGATGACGGAGGCGGGTTCGGTCGAGCAGGTGAGGGAGCGGGCCGAACGACTTCTGCCGCACTGGATGCGGCCCGCGACCTACACCCTGCTGTCCGTCTTTCCCCGGACGGTGGGGGGCAAGCTCGACCGGCCGGCTCTGGCCGACCGGGGTCCGCGGCCCGCATCCCGGACAGCGGCATGA
- a CDS encoding acyl-CoA dehydrogenase family protein — protein sequence MSLSNELFLGTVRWDLLAAFPQQEEGDRRVGGEAVAEFTRFLHERVDPTGTDLSRELPKGVVEELRARGCLRLMVASEDGGRGLSPYNTFRLIETAASWSLPVANVMGIGNGFGAGAYLRMPLDGPLREVLRDHVAAGNVSGRADTEPAGAGNSRQTTVATPLASGGGYRLNGEKVFIGNAVIADLLDVTATLHTVEGPRSVSFFVDTTTPGLEVVGQQDFMGLRGAPIGHVRLTDVEVPASRMLGGAELGRLAREVKEFIYLARTLSVVPPSLAIARLCLEWSREFTGRRTIDGRPLGAFPEIQRIIALSMADTYAAESLVRWTLLSQDTDPLHEHAMLKNVASETCWRVLERTMGLLGGEGYETADSKARRGARPLPLERFHRDARGLRISGGVDYLVDLLAGQLRLTDCYYARTYRQAPAGNAAEAGQRLAAILGGVNAGHVEYVTAQAAALAWACQTLTDRHPDQADGFQQQHTVLTLHRIAAELLTMSTALARSAAEDTTGASGTRELVDIHCAAARHRLTGFWEELDDGYDEQYADVAGRWLAGRGHEELLGDVITTVPRTGRGAHRRQGVSL from the coding sequence GTGAGCCTGAGCAATGAGCTTTTTCTCGGCACGGTGCGCTGGGATCTGCTCGCCGCCTTCCCACAGCAGGAGGAGGGCGACCGGCGCGTCGGAGGCGAGGCGGTCGCCGAGTTCACCCGATTCCTCCACGAGCGCGTGGACCCGACCGGGACCGACCTCTCGCGCGAACTGCCGAAGGGGGTGGTGGAGGAACTGCGGGCCCGAGGCTGCCTGCGCTTGATGGTCGCGAGCGAGGACGGCGGACGGGGGCTGTCCCCCTACAACACCTTCAGGCTGATCGAGACGGCCGCGAGCTGGTCACTGCCGGTCGCGAACGTCATGGGCATCGGGAACGGGTTCGGAGCCGGCGCGTATCTCCGGATGCCGTTGGACGGTCCGCTGCGCGAGGTGCTGCGCGACCACGTCGCGGCCGGCAATGTCTCCGGCCGGGCCGACACCGAGCCGGCCGGGGCGGGCAACAGCCGTCAGACGACAGTGGCGACGCCGCTGGCAAGCGGCGGCGGGTACAGGTTGAACGGCGAGAAGGTGTTCATCGGCAACGCGGTGATCGCGGACCTCCTCGACGTCACCGCGACCCTGCACACGGTCGAGGGACCGCGGAGTGTGTCGTTCTTCGTGGACACCACGACGCCGGGCCTGGAGGTCGTCGGACAGCAGGACTTCATGGGCCTGAGGGGCGCCCCCATCGGCCATGTGCGGCTCACGGACGTCGAGGTGCCCGCCTCCCGGATGCTCGGCGGCGCGGAACTGGGACGCCTCGCCCGCGAGGTGAAGGAGTTCATCTATCTGGCCCGGACCCTGAGCGTGGTACCGCCGTCCCTGGCCATCGCGCGCCTGTGTCTGGAGTGGTCACGCGAGTTCACCGGCCGACGGACCATAGACGGCCGTCCGCTCGGGGCGTTTCCCGAGATCCAGCGGATCATCGCGCTGTCGATGGCCGACACCTACGCCGCCGAGAGCCTGGTCCGCTGGACCCTGCTGAGTCAGGACACCGATCCGCTGCACGAGCACGCGATGCTGAAGAACGTCGCCTCCGAGACCTGCTGGCGGGTCCTGGAGCGGACGATGGGGCTGCTCGGCGGCGAGGGCTACGAGACAGCCGACAGCAAGGCCCGGCGGGGCGCCCGGCCCCTGCCGCTGGAACGTTTCCACCGGGACGCCCGGGGCCTGCGGATCTCCGGTGGTGTCGACTACTTGGTGGACCTCCTCGCCGGGCAGCTCCGCCTCACCGACTGCTATTACGCCCGCACCTACCGGCAGGCCCCTGCGGGGAACGCCGCCGAGGCCGGGCAGCGCCTCGCGGCGATCCTCGGCGGCGTGAACGCCGGGCACGTCGAGTACGTCACCGCGCAGGCGGCGGCACTGGCCTGGGCGTGCCAGACGCTGACCGACCGTCACCCGGACCAAGCGGACGGTTTCCAGCAGCAGCACACCGTACTCACTCTGCACCGCATCGCCGCCGAACTGCTCACCATGAGCACCGCTCTCGCCCGCTCGGCCGCCGAGGACACCACGGGCGCCTCCGGTACCCGGGAACTGGTGGACATCCACTGCGCCGCGGCCAGGCACCGTCTGACCGGGTTCTGGGAAGAACTCGACGACGGCTACGACGAGCAGTACGCCGATGTGGCCGGGCGCTGGCTGGCCGGGCGAGGGCACGAGGAACTGCTCGGGGACGTCATCACCACCGTTCCCCGTACCGGGCGGGGGGCCCACCGCCGGCAAGGAGTCTCGCTGTGA
- a CDS encoding thioesterase II family protein, which translates to MSDRASRWLLRRKPGAEAAVRLYCFPHSGASPSEYMRWVDHLPGIEVLGVQGPGRGARIDEPPYDDMGTLVDAILDEVVFEAPFVFFGHSLGALTAYEAARALRDRGRPQPEVLFASAMGAPHLQPHTPPTHHLDDVRLLRTVEAFGPLPTEVLDDPELREIIVRLLRADARILDTYQHAPGLPLNLPVVALGGASDTETEFLRGWTEHTTYPLSTHVLPGDHFYLRGQREELLGIIRDTVRRRLDAPREPEQ; encoded by the coding sequence ATGTCCGACCGAGCATCGCGCTGGCTGCTGCGCAGAAAACCCGGTGCCGAGGCCGCTGTGCGGCTGTACTGCTTCCCGCACAGCGGCGCCTCCCCCAGCGAGTACATGAGGTGGGTCGACCATCTGCCCGGTATCGAGGTGCTGGGCGTCCAGGGCCCCGGCCGGGGCGCGCGTATCGACGAACCGCCGTACGACGACATGGGCACGCTGGTCGACGCGATCCTGGACGAGGTGGTTTTCGAGGCACCGTTCGTGTTCTTCGGGCACAGCCTGGGCGCCCTCACGGCGTACGAGGCGGCCCGGGCCCTGCGCGACCGCGGGCGCCCGCAGCCGGAGGTGCTCTTCGCGTCGGCCATGGGAGCCCCCCACCTCCAGCCGCACACCCCGCCCACCCATCACCTGGACGACGTCCGGCTGCTGCGTACCGTCGAGGCGTTCGGCCCTCTGCCCACCGAGGTCCTGGACGATCCCGAGTTGCGGGAGATCATCGTGCGGCTGCTGCGCGCCGACGCCCGGATCCTCGACACCTACCAGCACGCGCCGGGTCTCCCCCTGAACCTTCCGGTGGTCGCGCTGGGCGGCGCGTCGGACACCGAGACCGAGTTCCTCAGGGGCTGGACCGAACACACCACGTACCCGCTGAGCACCCATGTGCTGCCCGGCGACCACTTTTATCTGAGGGGACAGCGTGAAGAACTTCTCGGCATCATCCGCGACACCGTCCGCCGACGTCTCGACGCCCCGCGTGAGCCTGAGCAATGA
- a CDS encoding type I polyketide synthase has translation MSFTDDLGDGSAAVAVIGMAGRYPGTADTAEFWEHLLTGRDLITRFPEAGDGRAVPAYGIVPEAEWFDAAFFGYSPAEALLLDPQQRVFLECCAEALERGGCVPAGQPGPIGVYAGSGASSYVEQLRADPAVAGVVPDWHLQLATGVDFLTTRAAYKLGLTGPAVTVQTACSTSLVAVHLAVQALLAGDCSLALAGGISLRTPHPVVIPPEDGIFSPDGYCRPFDADARGTVAADGAGVVLLKRLSDALTDGDHVHAVIRGSAVNNDGIDKVGFTAPSVAGQTTAIRTAYAVAGVDMGTVGYVETHGTGTPMGDPIEISALTNAFRADTDRVGFCRIGSVKSNIGHTDTASGVIGLIKTVLAVEHGIIPASLHFTTPNKEIDLASGPFVLNDRPTPWPRTDTPRRAGVNSLGIGGTNAHVVVEQPPPPAAPPARAGEALPQLLVLSAPSSQGLAASAERLADHLAQRPEVPLADVAWTLQSARTAHGHRLHVVGEEPAGAARLLRRAAGRGPRRTAPSEVTFLFPGQGGQHPGMGRELYAWSAAFRERVDICTAVLGAELGTAVRTALLTDVDDPRRLETVREQLETMELAQPVLFTLEYSLAGLWQSLGISPTRVLGHSLGAYTAACTAGVLTVDDALALVVERGRLLGGLPAGAMLAVALSPAELGPLLTDGLSIAAVNGASQCVVSGPAEATEAFREELAGRDVDTRRLRISSAAHSGLVEAVLEEFDARVRAVRVYDPAVPWISDSHGRPVTADEVRDPGYWTGHLRHTVRFDQALETALKEPGVLLEVGPGHTLATLTRRHRSASDDHRVLSSLPHAVEGTSAHTAVLDTAGELWRHGFDLAWERMHPSARCRTALPTYPFQRRRYAPGPAVPESLAQVAALRDAEPPAALLDQDADPAPVGVPGHERDGSARLAKAFCDVLGLDGIGPDDDFFEAGGDSLIATRLASLVQREFGVKVTVRTILLAPSVSRLLPHLLPEE, from the coding sequence GAATGCTGCGCGGAGGCCCTGGAACGCGGTGGCTGCGTACCGGCCGGGCAGCCGGGCCCGATCGGCGTGTACGCGGGATCCGGCGCCTCCTCCTACGTGGAGCAGTTGCGGGCCGATCCGGCCGTGGCGGGGGTCGTCCCCGACTGGCACCTCCAACTCGCCACCGGCGTCGACTTCCTCACCACCAGGGCCGCCTACAAGCTCGGGCTCACCGGCCCCGCCGTCACCGTGCAGACCGCCTGCTCGACCTCCCTGGTCGCCGTGCACCTCGCCGTCCAGGCGCTGCTGGCCGGCGACTGCTCTCTCGCACTGGCCGGAGGCATCAGCCTGCGCACGCCACACCCCGTGGTGATCCCACCGGAGGACGGCATCTTCTCCCCCGACGGTTACTGCCGTCCGTTCGACGCCGATGCCCGGGGCACGGTGGCCGCGGACGGCGCGGGTGTGGTGCTGCTCAAGCGGCTGTCCGACGCGCTGACCGACGGTGATCACGTCCACGCCGTCATCCGGGGCTCGGCCGTCAACAACGACGGCATCGACAAGGTCGGGTTCACCGCGCCGAGCGTGGCAGGGCAGACCACCGCCATCCGCACGGCCTACGCGGTGGCCGGCGTGGACATGGGCACCGTGGGATACGTGGAGACCCACGGCACCGGGACCCCCATGGGCGACCCGATCGAGATCAGCGCGCTCACCAACGCGTTCCGTGCCGACACCGACCGCGTGGGGTTCTGTCGGATCGGGTCCGTCAAGTCGAACATCGGGCACACCGACACCGCCTCCGGGGTCATCGGCCTGATCAAGACGGTCCTTGCCGTGGAACACGGCATCATCCCGGCCAGCCTGCACTTCACGACACCCAACAAGGAGATCGACCTCGCCTCCGGGCCGTTCGTGCTGAACGACAGGCCGACGCCCTGGCCGCGGACGGACACTCCGCGCCGGGCGGGTGTCAACTCCCTGGGCATCGGCGGCACCAACGCGCACGTGGTCGTGGAGCAGCCCCCGCCGCCCGCCGCCCCGCCCGCCCGGGCCGGTGAGGCGCTGCCCCAGCTGCTGGTCCTCTCCGCGCCCAGCTCGCAAGGGCTGGCCGCCTCCGCCGAGCGTCTGGCTGACCATCTCGCGCAACGCCCGGAGGTCCCCCTCGCGGATGTGGCGTGGACCCTGCAGAGCGCCCGAACCGCGCACGGCCACCGGCTGCACGTGGTCGGCGAGGAGCCCGCCGGCGCGGCTCGACTGCTGCGCAGGGCGGCCGGCCGAGGCCCGCGGCGCACCGCCCCGTCCGAGGTGACGTTCCTTTTCCCCGGGCAGGGTGGCCAGCATCCCGGCATGGGCAGAGAGCTCTACGCGTGGTCCGCCGCCTTCCGGGAACGGGTCGACATCTGCACCGCCGTCCTCGGCGCGGAACTCGGTACGGCCGTGCGCACCGCCCTGCTCACCGACGTGGACGACCCCCGGCGGCTGGAAACCGTCCGCGAGCAGCTGGAGACGATGGAACTGGCCCAGCCGGTGCTGTTCACCCTGGAGTACTCGCTGGCCGGGCTGTGGCAGTCCCTCGGGATCTCCCCCACCCGGGTGCTCGGTCACAGCCTCGGGGCCTACACCGCAGCGTGCACCGCGGGCGTCCTCACCGTGGACGACGCACTGGCGCTGGTGGTCGAACGAGGCAGACTGCTCGGCGGTCTGCCCGCCGGAGCCATGCTCGCGGTCGCCCTCTCCCCCGCCGAACTCGGCCCCCTCCTGACGGACGGGCTGTCCATCGCGGCGGTCAACGGCGCTTCCCAGTGCGTGGTGTCCGGCCCCGCCGAGGCGACGGAAGCCTTCCGCGAGGAACTCGCGGGGCGCGACGTCGACACACGTCGGCTACGTATCTCCAGCGCGGCCCACTCCGGTCTGGTCGAGGCGGTGCTCGAGGAGTTCGACGCCCGGGTACGGGCCGTGCGCGTGTACGACCCCGCCGTGCCGTGGATCTCGGACAGCCACGGCCGGCCCGTGACGGCGGACGAGGTGCGCGACCCGGGGTACTGGACCGGGCACCTGCGGCACACGGTCCGCTTCGACCAGGCGCTGGAGACGGCTCTCAAGGAGCCCGGTGTGCTGCTGGAGGTAGGGCCCGGGCACACCCTGGCCACCCTCACCCGCCGCCATCGCAGTGCGTCGGACGACCATCGAGTGCTGTCGAGCCTGCCGCACGCCGTCGAGGGGACCTCGGCGCACACCGCGGTCCTGGACACCGCAGGTGAACTCTGGCGGCACGGCTTCGACCTGGCGTGGGAGCGGATGCACCCGTCGGCACGGTGCCGGACGGCCCTGCCCACCTATCCGTTCCAGCGTCGGCGCTACGCCCCCGGCCCGGCCGTACCCGAATCCCTGGCGCAGGTGGCCGCCCTCCGGGACGCCGAGCCGCCGGCCGCGCTCCTGGACCAGGATGCCGACCCGGCCCCGGTCGGTGTTCCCGGCCACGAGCGTGACGGGTCAGCCCGACTGGCGAAGGCGTTCTGCGACGTGCTGGGACTGGACGGGATCGGGCCCGACGACGACTTCTTCGAAGCCGGCGGCGACTCGCTGATCGCCACCCGCCTGGCGTCGCTGGTCCAACGGGAGTTCGGCGTGAAGGTCACCGTGCGCACGATCCTTCTGGCCCCCAGCGTCTCGCGTCTGCTGCCCCATCTCCTGCCCGAAGAGTGA